The nucleotide sequence CGAGATTAGTGAGATTTGAGCCTAAGCGAGAATCTTCACTGCAGCTCATGGTTAGCTCTTGTTTAATTGACTTTCTATTGAGGGATACCTGTTGAAAAATGGGTAATAATAAAACCAAAGAATTGCTTTTAATGGATAAAGAGGGATCGATTTAACATATTTATGTATTTGTAAAGAACCTTTAAATAAATTTAACTTTATGTTTTGTTCAGAAGTGTCATCAAGTGGAAAAATCTCCTTCTTTGTCTTAATACAGTCTAGAGAGTTTTTATGTTTCTCGATAAGTTCTTTTAACGGTATTTTTGGATAAACTTCTCGAAAATAGTTTTCAGGCATAGGAGTATTTGTAGATGCCTGATTGTTGTAAGTTGTTAAAGAATAACTATTGGAAAGTTCTGTTTCAATTGTAATGGAATTATCAGGTAGCGTGTAAAGTATAACTTGGCTTTTATTTCTCCATAGAACCATTGTTGCCAATTGTTTTTTCCATAGAATCTCCATCTTGAATTCGTCAGGTATTAATGCGTTGAATTTAGTAATATCTTTTTGTATATTTTTAGGTAATTCGTCATATTTTATTTCGTTAATGAAATTATCGACTGAAATATTTTTATTAAGTTCTTTATAAGCTGTAATTGGCGGGCCAATAAGTAATAGAACTATAAATAGTATGATCCATATCATTGTTGATTCCTTTTATTATTTGAGCTAACGACCGAGATTAGTGAGATTTGAGCCTAAGCGAGAATCTTCACTGCAGCTCATGGTTCTGTATTTGTTTCTTTTCATTTTTTTATTTCTATAAGACTATTGCTGACTTCGCATAATTCTAAATTGAGGATTCTACTTTTGCTCTAGAATCTCTAGGTTCCGATAAGATTAAATTCGTGCATCCGCGATTTATTGGATCGTCGTTTCTTCCATTATTATTTATTCCTACAGAACGTTCGAGTTGAGCTGTGTTCGAGCCTAAGCGAGAAGATCAGTTCCAACGATTGGTTGTACTTGGTTTCAATTATTGATGGGTCCATATTTTCTATGGTGCTAAACTAAGTGTTTTTGTCTTGTTAAACAAGGTAACATTAGCGATGTAGTCACCGTGATTAGGCGCTTTTTATAGAGTTCAAAAGTTTTGAGAAGCAGTAGTCTTACATTTCTATGGATTTGAGTGCTTGTTGTCTTATAAAAAGAGCTAAATAGCCACTTTTGATATAAGTGCTTTTTGTCAGGGAGCCTGAACGCTCTGATTGGACTCTTATGCATGTAATTTCCCCCTTCTATAATGAAAGAGTATTGGTGGAGGTCTTTCATTTTGAAGGTCATTTCCACGTTTAAAATCACTATTACCACAGCAATCACAGACTTTGGGTTGCCAAGCTTCATCTTTGAATCTTTCGTTAGCTTTGAATTCTTTTAGTAGTTCAGCAAAGAGTATCTTACAGTATTCCTTACTGGTAGTTCGTTGAGCTCCTGCAAAAAGGCCATAAAATCTTGATCTCCGAAATCCTTTAGGAAGTACATGCTGCATAAATCTTCTGATGAATTCCTGGGGTTTCATTCTGATATCTTTATGTCGAGCAATTCCTTTCTCGTCCAAATCTTTATAATCTTTGATATCAAAACTTATGAATGAATTTTCAACTGCCGTAATTCTACTGTTCGCTATTGCACTTCGATAAACATAACGACTCAAGTACTCGACCACTACTTCAGCTCCTGAGAATGGTTTTTGGATATTGACGACCCAAGATTTTCCTTCGATGATTTTATATATTTCAGTGAAATCTTGTGTGTTAACTAACTTCTTATGTTTATAGAGACTCTTGAGTTTTCGGAGAAATCGTTTTTTGAATTCTGCGGAGGCTTCAAAAATGTCAAATAAATAATCTTCTCTTCCTGCTTTCCATGTTCCATCTTTTTTCATTCCTCCACTTGTGACCAATATATGTACGTGAGGATGGAGGCATAAATCTTGGCCCCAGGTATGAAGTGTCGCTATAATTACAGGTATTGAATCATGATATTTTTTACTCAGGTGAAGTAAGCTATCTGCAGCAGTTCTGAACAGTAAATTATAAATTTCTCGTTGGTTAAATCTTGCGATAGGATTCAGTTCATGGGGCAGAGTGAAAATGCTGTGAAAATAAGATACAGGGAGTAATTCATCGAGTCGTTCATTTAACCATCTTCTTCGACGTATTCCCTGACACATTGGACAATTGGTATTCCCGCATGAATTATAGACGGGTCGTTCACTTCCGCATTTACAACATACTTCATTATGTCCTCCAAGATAGGCTGTCCGGCACATAGCTATATCTTGTAGTGTTTTTCGTTGTTCTTTTAATAAAGAATGATTGCCTTCATAAGTTTGACCAAAACGTCTGAAGATTTCTCCCACACTATGTTCTGTTCTCGTTTCCATCTTTCTTACCTCTGTATAGATAAGAAATAACATCAATCTTTATATGTCAAATTAGTGTTTAAATTAGGTTCATTTTTTCCATTATTTTAGTACAACGACCGAGATTAGTGAGATTTGAGCCTAAGCGAAAATCTTCACTGCAGCTCATGGTTATACATTGATTGTTTCTCATTTTTTTCTTTCAAATTCAAATGATAGATCAAACATAGTACTCCATTTAGGTTTTTGACCTAACAACCATGCTACGG is from Lentisphaera profundi and encodes:
- a CDS encoding IS91 family transposase; its protein translation is METRTEHSVGEIFRRFGQTYEGNHSLLKEQRKTLQDIAMCRTAYLGGHNEVCCKCGSERPVYNSCGNTNCPMCQGIRRRRWLNERLDELLPVSYFHSIFTLPHELNPIARFNQREIYNLLFRTAADSLLHLSKKYHDSIPVIIATLHTWGQDLCLHPHVHILVTSGGMKKDGTWKAGREDYLFDIFEASAEFKKRFLRKLKSLYKHKKLVNTQDFTEIYKIIEGKSWVVNIQKPFSGAEVVVEYLSRYVYRSAIANSRITAVENSFISFDIKDYKDLDEKGIARHKDIRMKPQEFIRRFMQHVLPKGFRRSRFYGLFAGAQRTTSKEYCKILFAELLKEFKANERFKDEAWQPKVCDCCGNSDFKRGNDLQNERPPPILFHYRRGKLHA